The sequence below is a genomic window from Sander lucioperca isolate FBNREF2018 chromosome 6, SLUC_FBN_1.2, whole genome shotgun sequence.
ATCTGTTGGTGTGAGCTGCCAAACTGTGCGTGAAATATTTTTGATGTTTCTAAAAGCTAGTACACAACAATGTGAAAGGTTGGGTGTACTCATACACCTATACAAGAACATTCTGTGTTATACATGCAAAGCACCTTACATCGTACAGCACTATTAAAAAGGTTTAAAGCACCAAGGTTCATTGTCATCTTTAAAGACCTCAAGGGGGCAGACAGACTGATGATAAATTAATAAATCGATGAATTCCTTAATAAATGAGTCACTAATGAGTCACAAATTTCCTTTTTAAATAAACTCACACTTTGGAGGTTCCCAGCACTGTGACTGTCTTTAATTGTGATCTACTAGGGAGTAGCTCATTACAGAGGAAAAGTCACCAAAGTCAAATATAttatctgggaaccatgaacgTCTATGTAAAATTGTGTAACAATCCTTTAAGCAGATTTCAAGCTATTTGACTGCAAAGTAAAAATTTGGACCTAatggtggtgctagatgaaaagttagaTGGAGgtctgggcaatatatcaatattatatagatatcgtgatatgagactagatattgtttagattttggatatcgtaatatcaatatatgaccctgtgtgttgtcttttcctggttttaaagtctgcattacagtaaagtgatgccattttctgaacttagcaGACTgttagctgttctattatttgcctttacccactcagTCATTATATCAatattactgatgattatttatctaaatattttgtgaaagcaccaatagtcaaccctacaatatcgtcacaatatcgatatcctATATCATGGTTGCAgttgtcgccgtggtcctgctgcgtgccctgctatgccctgttacaccctgctacgctctgatgtgccctgctatgtcctgtaACACCCtgtagtgccctgctatgccatgaactactacaactactatttctagtcactgttccattaactttattgtgactattattgccactgttcatcacacccccaaccggcaccgtcagacaccgcctaccaagagcctgggtctgtcccgaggtttctcccttaaaggaagtttttctcaccaccgaggtttcttcctaaaagggagtttttcctcaccactgtcacactaaatgcttgctcttgggagaattactggaattgttgggtctttgtatatttatagagtgtggtctagacctactctatctgtaatgtgtcttgagataactcttgttatgatttgatactataaataaaattgaattgaatttaattgaatatcgaagtatttgtaaaaaataccgtgatatttgattttctccatatcacccagccctacctTGAATATCACTATATAGCTAATTAcacagcaatccatccaataactGTCAAGATATCCACTCTGAACCACAACCTCACAGTGGTGCTAGTGGAAAAGTCAGTAGATCCCTACAGTCAGTTGGATTCATTCTGTTGGGTACATGAATGTACACAGTACGGCAATCCATCCAAaggttgttgagatatttcaatctggAACAATGTGGTGGACTGATTGGACCTAAGGACTGGCATTGCTAGGTTggctaaaaataaaaaccaattACACAAAGCATCTTTAACTACCTGACTCTCATGCCCTGGAACATCTCTGTATTGGTGTGGAAGGGAAGCACAGTGGTGCAGCCAACGCCGGGACAGTCCAGCAGGCCCAGCGTCAGACTCTCCATGAAGGCCAGCGATGAGGCCTTGGAGGTGCAGTAGTCTATGGCTCCAGGGATGGGAGACAGCGACAAGATGGAGTTTATGCACACTACATGGCCGTGCTGCAGCTCTAGCATCCGAGGCAGGAAGGCTTTTGTAGTCTGGGATGAGGAAGGAAAACAAAAGGGGCGTATGAAGACAAGGAGGATTGAAGCATGGAAATAGAAGGTGAAATACATTTAGAGTAaaaagaacagaacagaaaagaGAAACAGACCCACAGTGTAACCAGATTAAATGTCCATTTCCATTGGGATGATAATTGCATTTCTGTCTGCATATGGCATAGTCTTTTGatccatttaaaataaaaatgagccaTGAGTTTTAAAATCCTTCTGATGTTTCAGGGGCTGAGAGGCAATTTGGAAATACCCCACTTAACCTGCCATAATAGCGGTCATGAGTGACAAGTCTATGAAAATGATAAGGATAATCTGCTAGGAGGAATTCCCCTAACTTCTGCATGCAAACTGCCTCTGCTTTAGTCTCTGCAAGTCTTACCCAGAACTGTCCCATGGTGTTGATGTGTTGGGATTTCAGAAGGGCGTCGTCATCGCTGTCCATCAGACTTTTGCCGTGGACTACAGCTGCGTTGTTCACTAATATTGTAACATCTCCCACCTGAGATTAAAAAGCACAACAAGAAAAAACACTGTCAAAGATCTTATGTGTTCTCTGTCTGCTTTTTGTGAGATGATACAGTTGTGCTGCTCCAGAGCTGTCAGCAATATTCCGCTCTCTTATTCAGATATTTCAGATGAAGTGTAATCTATCCACCAGATGGGAGACAGAGTAGCTCAGAGCCAATATACATACAGCAGCGGAGACAGAGGCATCACAGAGAACAATTTTATTATGTGTTTCACGACATTTCGACGTGTTTATGATGTGTTTTCTTGACATTTCTCTTTGTGTAAGTAGAAATATCTTTATAATAAATATGAAGCTGGCGTACCTTTTCTCTAACCACCTTGGCTTGGTTGTAAACTTCCTCCCGATTGGCCACATCACACAGGAAGTAATGGCACTCTGTTCCTGAGAGAGAGATCTCTTCTGCAGTTTCTTTGAGGCACTTTTCTGTTCGGCCCCACAAGATCacctagcaaaaaaaaaacatttttaaagaatagaaacaaacagagaaatgctCTGCATTGCAACTGTGCCGAGATCGGAAGCAAATCAAGTGAAGCGTAACTTATAAGTGGAACAAAAAGGGTTGTTTTTTACAGTCAGTCATCAACAAAACATTACGTATGTTTTGCGCAATCTTTCTGGCAATGAGATCTGGTGTAACTGTGGAGATCTTTGAGCAGCAATGCTCTTTTCATTCAGAGAACAGAAAGGCCATTTTCACTCCAACAAATAGTTTTAGAGCAAGATTAAA
It includes:
- the dhrs3b gene encoding short-chain dehydrogenase/reductase 3b, whose protein sequence is MDLKSACRMCLFPVQMLYYILKASLFSLLPSRRKDLTKEVVLITGGGRGIGRHLAKEFAKQGARKVILWGRTEKCLKETAEEISLSGTECHYFLCDVANREEVYNQAKVVREKVGDVTILVNNAAVVHGKSLMDSDDDALLKSQHINTMGQFWTTKAFLPRMLELQHGHVVCINSILSLSPIPGAIDYCTSKASSLAFMESLTLGLLDCPGVGCTTVLPFHTNTEMFQGMRVRFPQLFPPLRPEVVAQRTVDAVRADKAYLYLPWTMHALVFLKSFMPQVSLEEIHRFSGSYTCMNTFKGRT